The segment CTGCTCTTCAGTCATGCTTGATATGCCCAGTCAGAAAGAAGAAGAGACTTCACAGCGATGCAAGCCATGGAGAATCTCAACAACGATCACGAATCAGAGAGTTGATGTCTTACAGAGCGACACGCTGCGCACACAACACTGCATACTGACTCGCTCTGGCGCAGCCTGTACTCATGGCAGAGGCCGTCCAAGAGCCAGTGGTCAAGTCAACACGCTGGCAGTAGATGTACACCTCTTCGGCGAGACCGTTCCTCTTGTTGACACCAGCATATTGAACATGGTTATATACGGTGGGCACGGAACAGGTCAAAGGAGGAACAGACCGTGGGTGTCGCGAGAATGACCGGGAAGAAGACGCGTCCTCAGGGGCAGGACGAAGGTAGTACGTTCATTGCAGCGTTCCAGATGCGAGCTGATGCAGCCCAGACTGAGAAGGTCAGGATGGTCATCAAGGAGCAGTACAAGGACGCATTCGATGTCCTGTCAGACTGTGAGAATGCACGGCTCATTCCCGGGATAATTGGCCCTCCGGGAATCGGAAAGACACTGCTCCTCCGAGCATACGCAGACAAGAGCGAGAGAAGCTTCTCGTGGATCACGGGCGACGAGGGAGTTCGCCCCGCACACCTCATTGGTTCCTTCAACCCTGCCCTTGTGTTGAACAAGGGCTTCACTCTTGAGTCGTTCGAGCCCGGACCACTGCTCAAGACAATGGTGTCCGGTGGTGTCTTCGGTCTCAACGAGGCGAACCGCCTTCCCGAGTACGTCCAGAACTCGTTGCTTGAGCCCTTCGAAGAGTGGAGTGTCTATGTCCCGCGACTTGGCAGGATACGGGCCAGCGAGGACTTCTTTCCCGTATTGACAATGAACCCTGAGGAGATGGCAGGCGCACACCGGCTGTCCGAGGCATTGAGAGATAGGATAAGGGTCTGGATCCGCCTCGGCTATCCGAGAAAGGAGACAGAACTTGAGATTGTGAAGGTCAACTGTCCGGAGTATCACCTGAGTGACAGTGTGCTGGAGCTCATCTACAGACTGGTCAGCTCCACCAGACAGGACACGGACGTGGAGGTCCCTGCTTCGATACGTGCAGCGATATCGATTGCGCGGCTGTCCGCTGAGATGGCCCGGAGATCAGGTGAGGACGACCCGAGTCATCAGACTCTGTCCGCCGCTGCAAACTATGTCCTCACAGGTGCGCTCAGGTTCAGGCCCGGCATAGTTGCCGAGAACGCGGTTCAGAGCATCATCAGGCGCAGTCTTGCGTCGAGGGAGAGCGGGAGCTGATGGCAGAGGTCTCCGAGCCGCTCTTGCGACCCACCACTGATAACGTCCCGGAGTTCGCCTATCGCTTTGTGAGTGCGATGAGAACAACCCCTGACCTGCAGAGCAAGCCCACTGTCCGACAGACTCAGGCCATCGCTGGTCTCCTGTCTGCAAGGTTCTTTCGCAACGGG is part of the Candidatus Thorarchaeota archaeon genome and harbors:
- a CDS encoding MoxR family ATPase; the protein is MTGKKTRPQGQDEGSTFIAAFQMRADAAQTEKVRMVIKEQYKDAFDVLSDCENARLIPGIIGPPGIGKTLLLRAYADKSERSFSWITGDEGVRPAHLIGSFNPALVLNKGFTLESFEPGPLLKTMVSGGVFGLNEANRLPEYVQNSLLEPFEEWSVYVPRLGRIRASEDFFPVLTMNPEEMAGAHRLSEALRDRIRVWIRLGYPRKETELEIVKVNCPEYHLSDSVLELIYRLVSSTRQDTDVEVPASIRAAISIARLSAEMARRSGEDDPSHQTLSAAANYVLTGALRFRPGIVAENAVQSIIRRSLASRESGS